Proteins encoded by one window of Molothrus aeneus isolate 106 chromosome 16, BPBGC_Maene_1.0, whole genome shotgun sequence:
- the C16H8orf33 gene encoding UPF0488 protein C8orf33 homolog: protein MRGAGAGMGAPAGIWPREGGTAGYPRPAPWAHVCPAQYGAQGSRREAQGSQTRGQDGRWGLRPVGPGALGRNGGGSAGSGRSAERGAHRPGPPALSPQPGEDPWKIRGAPRGPERAPSSSWWCRPGRGCSQRPHEARDRRWAVRWGRFLRRRRGEPGMEQAPQGVFQEELEWCISQLETDLHLTPHPKLAEETQHIFKVLHSPVTPLAEKQQVMSNEFGDCHLKMDEGQKSIEKGMTPDAVEVQPSKGQTADGVKQSDPTPEAKPGLFTSSGSSFRFDFTLSKTDPEADCGDSGAEQVQNTVRAAKQENWNGPLRFAASGQEPKFAFNFAIPDEDCPHLQLLPGSQHTEDTADSSLPAESAALPQAAALQKPEVTQVTGNAPKEDRSHVTSKIPQTETAPADEAMTEKSTGGGAAQKKKKKKQKAPVSKNKTEETETSRKAKAEANSCKNTDTSHQDEKTSQQSDEQLWKEVDWCVNQLELGLKTQKPTPKQAEEALRAIRTLRSDKAPLVKKRQLMRAMFGDYRKKMQEELCRELKLMETAAKSARIVELKGSICKKNGQFIRKCLGACRKSQGSAESSSESHRTLNRGLFNFTTPQEFHFNFF, encoded by the exons ATGCGAGGGGCCGGGGCTGGTATGGGCGCTCCTGCGGGGATTTGGCCCAGGGAAGGCGGCACCGCCGGATACCCGCGGCCCGCTCCGTGGGCACACGTGTGTCCGGCACAGTACGGGGctcaggggagcaggagggaggcgCAGGGGTCACAAACGCGCGGCCAAGATGGGCGCTGGGGCCTGCGGCCCGTGGGGCCCGGCGCTCTCGGGCGGAACGGCGGCGGCAGTGCGGGGAGCGGCCGGAGCGCTGAGCGCGGCGCgcaccggcccggcccgcccgcccTGAGCCCGCAGCCGGGGGAGGATCCGTGGAAGATCCGGGGGGCTCCGAGAGGCCCAGAGCGGGCCCCGAGCTCCAGCTGGTGGTGCCGGCCCGggcggggctgctcccagcgCCCACACGAGGCCCGTGACCGGAGGTGGGCGGTGCGGTGGGGCCGCTTCCtccggcggcggcgcggggagcCCGGCATGGAGCAG GCTCCCCAAGGTGTGtttcaggaggagctggagtggTGCATATCACAACTGGAGACAGATCTCCATCTCACTCCACACCCCAAACTAG CAGAGGAGACCCAACACATTTTCAAGGTCCTGCACTCCCCTGTGACTCCTCTCGCAGAGAAGCAACAAGTGATGAGCAATGAGTTTGGGGATTGTCATCTCAAGATGGATGAGGGTCAGAAGAGCATTGAGAAAG GCATGACCCCTGATGCAGTGGAAGTACAGCCAAGCAAGGGGCAGACTGCAGATGGTGTGAAACAGTCTGACCCAACCCCTGAGGCAAAGCCTGGGTTGTTCACATCATCTGGCAGCAGCTTCCGATTTGATTTTACACTTTCCAAGACCGACCCAGAAGCTGACTGTGGTGACAGTGGTGCTGAGCAGGTACAAAACACTGTCAGAGCCGCCAAGCAGGAGAACTGGAATGGCCCCTTGAGGTTTGCTGCCTCTGGACAAGAACCCAAGTTTGCTTTCAACTTTGCCATCCCAGATGAAGACTGTCCTCATCTTCAATTACTTCCAGGAAGCCAACATACAGAGGACACAGCAGATTCTTCACTGCCTGCTgaatcagcagctctgccacaggcTGCAGCCTTGCAGAAGCCTGAGGTGACTCAAGTGACAGGGAATGCACCCAAAGAGGATAGAAGCCATGTCACATCAAAGATCCCCCAAACAGAGACAGCCCCTGCAGATGAGGCAATGACAGAGAAATCAACAGGAGGTGGAGCtgcccagaagaaaaaaaagaagaaacaaaaagcacctgtcagtaaaaacaaaacagaagaaactgAGACCAGCAGGAAGGCAAAGGCGGAAGCTAACAGCTGTAAAAATACAGATACTTCCCATCAGGATGAGAAGACCTCTCAG CAGTCAGATGAGCAGCTGTGGAAAGAGGTGGACTGGTGTGTGAACCAGCTGGAACTCGGCTTGAAGACACAGAAACCCACTCCAAAGCAGG ctgaggaggcTCTCAGGGCAATCAGGACACTGCGCAGTGACAAGGCTCCACTGGTGAAGAAGCGTCAGCTCATGAGAGCCATGTTTGGAGACTACAGGAAGAagatgcaggaggagctgtgcagagagctGAAGCTTATGGAAACAG CTGCAAAATCTGCCAGGATCGTGGAGTTGAAGGGAAGCATCTGCAAGAAGAATGGCCAGTTCATCCGGAAGTGCTTGGGAGCCTGCAGGAAAAGCCAAGGTTCAGCAGAATCCTCTTCAGAGTCACACAGGACACTTAACAGAGGCTTATTCAATTTCACAACTCCCCAAGAATTTCACTTTAATTTCTTCTAG